Genomic window (Candidatus Omnitrophota bacterium):
CTTGGCAAAGAGGGTAAGTCCCAAAATTCGCGGGTTCGTTGTAACCACCAGGTTTAAACCAAGCCAGACCATAAAATTCATGGATGAGCTTGTAGCCAGATACCCGGAAACGAAAATTTATAAAAACGACTCTGCCATACCGGAGAAGCTTTATGAAACAGAGCCGGATAAGTGTTGTGACATATTAAAGGTTGAGCCGGTAAAGCGCGCAATAGAAGAGATGGGCGTTAAGTGCTGGGTCACAGGGCTGCGTTGTACGGAAGGAAGGACTCGTACGGATTTCAAAGAGGTTGAAGAGCGTGATAAAGGCTTGATAAAGCTCAACCCAATCCTTATATGGAAAGAGCGGGAAGTATGGCAGTACCTGGCGCTTTATCAGGTTCCGGTCAACCCTCTGTATGCTGAAGGATACAGATCTTTAGGATGCGCGCCGTGCACACATATAACAAACGATGACAATGAACGCGCCGGCCGCTGGATAGGAACGAGCAAGTGCGGCGGGGAATGCGGAATACACACAAGGCCGTTGAAGAAAACTGGCCACAAAGCATAAAAAATAGAACTGTCCGATAGGATGGCGGAAAGGAATTCGAATAAATGCTGATAGTTACAGTTCTGGTTGTCGCTATTTTTTTGGCACTGAACATGGGAATAAGCGGATTTTCCGT
Coding sequences:
- a CDS encoding phosphoadenylyl-sulfate reductase codes for the protein MSILDNKDDLKKLVETLNFKEKVERSKELIKEAYKKYGDSLVVANSLGKDSVAVWDLAKRVSPKIRGFVVTTRFKPSQTIKFMDELVARYPETKIYKNDSAIPEKLYETEPDKCCDILKVEPVKRAIEEMGVKCWVTGLRCTEGRTRTDFKEVEERDKGLIKLNPILIWKEREVWQYLALYQVPVNPLYAEGYRSLGCAPCTHITNDDNERAGRWIGTSKCGGECGIHTRPLKKTGHKA